The Arcanobacterium wilhelmae region TACACTTATACCTATGCCAGATTTTATTGATCGCGTTACTTTGCACCTGAAAGCCGGTAAGGGAGGCAACGGTGTTGCTTCCGTGCGCCGCGAGAAGTTCAAGCCGCTCGGCGGGCCGGATGGCGCGAACGGCGGCCACGGCGGGGATATTGTGCTTGTCGCGGATCGTAATGAGACCTCCCTCCTCACTCTTCAGCGCAACCCTCACCAGGTGGCTCCGAATGGCGCGCCTGGCGCCGGTGATCTGCGCCATGGTAAGCGTGGCGAGGACTTGGTTCTCACTGTGCCGGTGGGAACTGTGGTGAAAGACGAAGACGGCTCGGTTCTCGCCGATCTTTCCCACGACGGTGATCGTTACATTGCTGCACTTGGAGGTTTTGGTGGTTTGGGTAACGCGGCGCTTGCTTCTCCCAAGCGCCGCGCTCCTGGCTTCGCTCTCCTTGGCGAAGAGGGGGAAGAGAAGGACGTGCGGCTTGAGCTCAAGTCCGTTGCCGACGTTGCGCTGGTCGGTTTCCCGTCGGCGGGAAAGTCGTCGCTGATTGCGGCGATGAGTGCAGCGCGTCCGAAGATCGCCGACTATCCGTTTACAACGCTCGTCCCGAACCTCGGTGTCGTCGACGCCGGGAGTGCGCGGTTTACGATGGCCGACGTTCCCGGGCTCATCCCGGGTGCTTCGGAAGGCAAGGGGCTCGGCCATGAGTTCCTCCGTCATATTGAGCGTTGTTCGGCGATTGTCCACGTGCTCGATTGCGCCACGCTTGAGCCTGGCCGCGATCCGCTCACGGATCTGGACACGATCGAGGCGGAGCTCAATGCCTATGCCAAGGACGTGCCGCCCATGGAGGGCGTGGTGCCGCTCATGAAGCGCCCGCGCGTGGTGGTGCTCAACAAGGCTGACGTTCCGGAGGCGCGTGAGCTTGCCGAATTTGTTCAGGCTGAGATCGAGAAGCGGAAGGTTCCTGTCTATATTGTGTCGGCTGTGTCGCACGAGGGTCTGAAGGAGCTGAAGTTCGCTCTCGCTTCTCTCGTTGAGAAAATGCGTGAGTACATGGCTCCCGCCGAGGCGGAGACTCGCGCAGTCATTCGCCCTCTCGATCGCCGCGAATCGAATGCGTTCACGATTCGTCGCCTTGAGTACGAGGGTGAGCCGTTGTGGGAGGTTCGCGGATACAAGCCAGAACGCTGGGTTCGCCAGACCGACTTCGCGAACGACGAGGCTGTAGGCTATCTTGCCGATCGGCTCAATACGCTGGGCATTGAGAAGCAGCTCATCAAGCAGGGTGCTCGTGCTGGGGATTCTGTAGTGATTGGCTCGGCTGAGGACGGTTTCGTTTTCGATTTCGAACCATTGGTTTCCACGGGGGCGGAGTTGCTGTCGCCGCGCGGCACTGACGATCGCCTCTACGAGCGTCACCGTGCCACGCACGCGGAGCGTAAGGCTGCCTACCACGAGAATATGGACGCCAAGGAAGCCGCGCGTCAGGAGCTCCTTGACGAGCGTAATCGCGGCATTTGGACGGATCCGGAGGTCGAGTGAAAACGCTTCTTGCGAACCGCGCCCTGCTTGGTCAGGCGGCACGACTTGTTATTAAGGTGGGTTCGTCGTCGTTGACGAAGAACGGAGCGCTCAACGAGCCGGCGCTCGCCGCGCTTGTCGACGTCGTGGGCGCGGCTCACGCACGTGGGCAGGAAGTGGTTCTGGTCTCCTCTGGCGCCGTGGCTGCTGGTCTGGCACCGCTGGGGTTTGCCTCACGTCCGAAGTTGCTCCGCGATCAACAGGCGGCGTCGATGGTGGGGCAGGTGCGCTTGCTCGCCGCGTATACGCGCGAATTTTCGCGGTACGGCATCACGATCGGCCAGGTACTACTCACTCCTGAAGACGTCCTGAACCGCAGTCACTATGCGAATGCGCAAGGTTCGCTGCGGCGTTTGTTGCACCACGGCGTCGTGCCGATTGTGAACGAGAACGACGCCGTCGTCACGGGCGAGCTTCGTTTTGGCGATAACGATCGGCTCGCGGCGCTCACGGCACATCTGGTCGATGCGACGGCACTGATCTTGTGCACCGACGTTGATGGCCTGTACACGGCTCCGCCGTCGGAGCCGGGAGCAGAGCTGATCACGGAGGTGACGTCGCTGAGCCAGGTGAAGTCGCTCGTGATTACGGGGAAGGGCTCCGACGTCGGAACTGGCGGCATGCGCACAAAGGTGGAGGCCGCGAAGATTGCGATTTCTGGGGGAGTGGGGGCGCTCGTGACGTCGGCTCAGAACCTTGCGTCCGCGCTGAACGGGGATCCCGTGGGTACGTGGTTCGTTCCGCAGGGCAAGCGTCAGAGGGCCCGCGATTTGTGGTTGAAGAACGTTGCGCAGGCTCGTGGCTCGCTTGTCGTCGACGACGGCGCGGCTGCCGTGGTGCGTGCTGGCGGTGCGTCGTTGCTGTGTGTGGGAGTGACTGAGGTTCGTGGCGCGTTTGCGCGTGGTGCTCTCGTGAGGATCGTCGATCCGCATGGCGAGGAAGTCGGCCGCGGGCTTGTGGGGTATTCGTCGGCGGACGTGCGCAAGTTTTTCGATGATGGTGGGCGTGCTCCTCGGCCTGTGGTGCATGCGGATGACCTTGTGAGGCGGTAGGACACGCCCTGTTATCGATTCCACACGCCAATCATCCTCCAGTAGGGTTTGCGGTGTTTTTCCTGGTAAACTCGGGGTGATATTCTCGTTCACTTTTTATCCGAAGTGTGATTTGAATAAATATTCGATGCTGTGAATGAAATTGCTCCGCATGCGCGGTAGATTTCTCTCAGAAACTTTCGAAACCCCAGGTAGGAAACGATGACGCTAGAATTGACCGCTTCAGCGAGGGCTCTGGAATCATTCGAGATTGATCCAGAGTTTCTCGTGCGCGACCACGTGTGCTCAGCCTATTTTGGGCTTGAAATCGGAGCCCTCGGGGCGGCGGGTGATGTTGACCCTGCGTACCGCCACGAGCTCGGCCCTCTCCAAGTGAACTGGCAGCGTCTCGCAAGTGCGGTCCGTGCTGCGCAGATGGGCGGCATGGATTTCGTCTCGATCGATTCACGTTTCCTCCTGAAGGCTGACGTTGATCCTCGCGAGGGCCTCCTGGATGGCGCGCGTGCTGCCGCGCGAATTGCGCCCCACTCCATTGGAGGAGTGCTTGTGGAAGTCCCAGGTGTGCCCAAACTGATGAGCCAAGCGATCGATATCATGGAAAAACAGGATGAAGGCTGGGCTGGTCTGATCTTCCACTTGAACGACAGTTCGGATTTCTTAGGGCTCAGCAAAGTTGCTGCAAAAGCCCAGGAAGCTGGCGTCAAGCTCCTTGTGATTATCGGGGAGGCGGAGTTGGTTCCACAGCGTGCGCATATTATTGCTCCGTATGCAGATGCGATCGAGCTACGGTGCCCCGATCCCATCCTCGCGCGGAAGGCGCGCTTCGCGCTTCGTGAGGCAGGGGAGAAGCTCGGAAAAGAAATCCACGTCTACGCTCAGGTTGGTGTGGTGATTTCGGCATCGGAATCCGCCGCTCGGGATCGTGCAGAGCTTGTGGGTTCGATCCATGTTGGGCATCTCTTTGGTGGTCGGATGCGAGTCCTTGGAACAGTGTATGACGTCGCAGACGCCGTCGAAGCATTGATCGGCATGGGTGCTGCAGACGGAGTGTGGTTCATGCCATGCTCGCTTCCTGCGGATCAATCGTCGGTGATTAAGGGTGTCGTCCCCCTGATCCGTGCGCGCACGCGTGAGTGGCGAGCCGCCAACGCTTTGGCCTGAGAACCTCTGAATGTGAAACAAAAAGTTGGTGGACGTTTCGTCCACCAACTTTTTGTTAATCACAAAACTCGCTGAAGATTAGTCCTCATAGCCCGAGTTCTGCGGCTGGGTAGCCTTCTTCACTTCGTTCATATCGAGGTTCTTTGCCTGCTCGATCAGGTCCTCGAGCTGGGCGGCCGGAAGCGCGCCAGCGCCACGGTAAAGCTGAACACCATCGCGGTAAATAAACAGGGTCGGAATGGACATCACACCG contains the following coding sequences:
- the obgE gene encoding GTPase ObgE; the protein is MPDFIDRVTLHLKAGKGGNGVASVRREKFKPLGGPDGANGGHGGDIVLVADRNETSLLTLQRNPHQVAPNGAPGAGDLRHGKRGEDLVLTVPVGTVVKDEDGSVLADLSHDGDRYIAALGGFGGLGNAALASPKRRAPGFALLGEEGEEKDVRLELKSVADVALVGFPSAGKSSLIAAMSAARPKIADYPFTTLVPNLGVVDAGSARFTMADVPGLIPGASEGKGLGHEFLRHIERCSAIVHVLDCATLEPGRDPLTDLDTIEAELNAYAKDVPPMEGVVPLMKRPRVVVLNKADVPEARELAEFVQAEIEKRKVPVYIVSAVSHEGLKELKFALASLVEKMREYMAPAEAETRAVIRPLDRRESNAFTIRRLEYEGEPLWEVRGYKPERWVRQTDFANDEAVGYLADRLNTLGIEKQLIKQGARAGDSVVIGSAEDGFVFDFEPLVSTGAELLSPRGTDDRLYERHRATHAERKAAYHENMDAKEAARQELLDERNRGIWTDPEVE
- the proB gene encoding glutamate 5-kinase, yielding MKTLLANRALLGQAARLVIKVGSSSLTKNGALNEPALAALVDVVGAAHARGQEVVLVSSGAVAAGLAPLGFASRPKLLRDQQAASMVGQVRLLAAYTREFSRYGITIGQVLLTPEDVLNRSHYANAQGSLRRLLHHGVVPIVNENDAVVTGELRFGDNDRLAALTAHLVDATALILCTDVDGLYTAPPSEPGAELITEVTSLSQVKSLVITGKGSDVGTGGMRTKVEAAKIAISGGVGALVTSAQNLASALNGDPVGTWFVPQGKRQRARDLWLKNVAQARGSLVVDDGAAAVVRAGGASLLCVGVTEVRGAFARGALVRIVDPHGEEVGRGLVGYSSADVRKFFDDGGRAPRPVVHADDLVRR